From the Pedobacter cryoconitis genome, one window contains:
- a CDS encoding DUF2911 domain-containing protein, translated as MNTILKTTLLVALAISLNADLKAQGINIPQPSSGQTVIQDFGLGKVTVKYSRPNTKGRKVFGELEPYGSVWRTGANSATTITFTDNVTLEGQAVPAGDYALFTIPGKTEWTVILNKNTKQWGAYDYKESEDFLRFKVKPGTAKDKVETFTIGFTEVMPTKAVLQLTWDNVIVPINMTTDIDAKVMASIDEAMKGDKKPYFQSAIYYLENGKDLNKAMEWMNAADAADGGKGPWIKLWKGRVQLKMGDKKGAAESAAAGIKIATEIKNPEYIRLNTALLADAKK; from the coding sequence ATGAACACAATACTCAAAACAACGCTTTTGGTTGCACTGGCTATCAGCTTAAATGCAGACCTGAAAGCACAGGGAATTAATATTCCCCAGCCAAGTTCTGGTCAGACTGTAATACAGGATTTCGGCCTTGGAAAAGTAACAGTTAAATATTCCCGCCCAAATACTAAAGGGCGTAAAGTATTCGGAGAACTTGAACCTTATGGATCAGTTTGGCGTACTGGCGCAAACAGTGCAACAACAATTACATTCACTGATAATGTGACTTTAGAAGGTCAGGCAGTACCTGCGGGTGACTATGCTTTATTTACTATTCCAGGCAAAACTGAATGGACGGTAATTCTAAACAAAAATACCAAACAATGGGGTGCTTATGATTACAAAGAATCTGAAGATTTTTTAAGGTTCAAAGTTAAACCAGGTACTGCAAAGGATAAAGTGGAAACATTTACAATCGGATTTACTGAGGTAATGCCAACAAAAGCAGTGCTGCAATTAACGTGGGATAATGTTATAGTACCGATCAATATGACTACAGATATTGATGCCAAAGTGATGGCAAGTATTGACGAAGCGATGAAAGGTGATAAGAAACCATACTTCCAGTCAGCTATTTACTATCTGGAAAATGGAAAAGATCTGAACAAAGCAATGGAATGGATGAATGCAGCGGACGCAGCCGATGGTGGCAAAGGTCCATGGATTAAATTATGGAAAGGCCGTGTTCAGCTTAAAATGGGCGATAAAAAAGGTGCAGCGGAAAGTGCAGCAGCGGGTATTAAAATCGCTACTGAAATTAAAAACCCTGAATACATACGTTTAAACACAGCTTTATTGGCTGACGCTAAGAAATAG